The Achromobacter pestifer genome includes a region encoding these proteins:
- a CDS encoding HEPN/Toprim-associated domain-containing protein codes for MPWTRSGRIKSPPYSLTGVVMGSMVHLSAGCIHIDWGKNRGYTNHGVLFQSGDEAVGPYRYIGSDSDEEIIEEKPCLCRSLGRIKPRLEILGYTLEACRSWLQSTFGEDENTRPSAVFEQLSEFLRSLPWEVDGPYLDFDSVVMGTFGVSLDTYVVLRVLAEIPELENLPIRWEYADIIEGGWVSPDEIVPGCGAQRCMIVTEGSSDVHVLKRSLQHLYPDIADFFDFIDMKDGNPFPGVGNLVTFCKGLARIGYSGHMLIVLDNDTAGRWALETIVSLDLSPNVKATTLPVLSEFSQFRTIGPSGNAVEDINGRACSIECFLDLSVIDSDPIVRWKNYNEKLKSYQGELVRKDDYIRAFRDQFNRMDTYQTKKLYVLWEHLIAESAMNRVIFPTEENW; via the coding sequence ATGCCCTGGACGCGTTCTGGCCGGATAAAATCTCCACCCTATTCATTGACGGGGGTGGTCATGGGATCGATGGTCCATCTTAGTGCCGGATGCATCCATATTGATTGGGGCAAGAATCGCGGGTACACAAACCACGGTGTGCTGTTTCAGAGCGGTGACGAAGCGGTAGGTCCGTATAGATACATCGGCAGCGACAGCGATGAAGAAATCATTGAGGAGAAGCCATGTCTGTGTAGGTCGCTGGGTCGAATTAAACCGCGACTTGAAATTCTCGGATATACCCTCGAAGCCTGTCGCAGCTGGCTGCAAAGCACATTTGGTGAAGACGAAAATACTCGACCAAGCGCGGTTTTCGAGCAGTTAAGTGAGTTTTTGCGATCATTGCCGTGGGAAGTGGATGGCCCCTATTTGGATTTCGATAGTGTCGTCATGGGGACCTTCGGCGTGTCGCTAGACACATATGTCGTGTTGCGGGTGCTGGCGGAGATTCCAGAGTTGGAGAACCTCCCAATACGATGGGAGTACGCGGACATCATCGAAGGCGGCTGGGTTTCTCCCGATGAAATCGTCCCCGGCTGCGGCGCGCAACGGTGCATGATCGTCACGGAAGGCTCTTCGGACGTGCATGTCCTGAAGCGAAGTCTGCAGCATCTATATCCAGATATAGCCGACTTTTTCGATTTCATCGACATGAAGGATGGCAACCCATTCCCCGGTGTTGGAAACCTAGTGACCTTCTGCAAGGGGCTCGCACGCATTGGATACTCGGGGCACATGCTTATCGTGCTCGACAACGATACGGCGGGAAGATGGGCGCTCGAGACCATAGTTTCGTTGGACCTGTCACCGAACGTCAAAGCAACAACACTTCCCGTGTTGTCAGAGTTCAGTCAATTTAGGACCATCGGTCCATCCGGTAATGCTGTCGAAGATATTAACGGCAGGGCTTGTTCAATCGAGTGTTTTCTCGACTTGAGTGTCATCGATTCCGACCCCATCGTGCGATGGAAAAACTACAACGAGAAGCTGAAATCCTACCAAGGTGAGCTGGTGCGAAAGGACGACTATATCCGGGCCTTCCGTGACCAATTCAATCGAATGGACACCTACCAGACCAAAAAGCTCTATGTACTGTGGGAGCACCTCATTGCAGAGAGTGCCATGAACAGAGTGATTTTCCCAACCGAGGAGAATTGGTGA
- a CDS encoding VOC family protein — protein MFSHITVGTRDLERAGRFYDAVLLPLGLKRRVVTPDGGPLALCWVTGQALLPRFYVYMPYDGEPATVGNGSMVAFLAPTQEAVSSAHAGGLAQGGTDEGAPGVRPHYGDGYFGAYLRDPDGNKVHIVHRGDLPL, from the coding sequence ATGTTCAGCCATATCACTGTCGGGACGCGTGATCTTGAACGCGCGGGCCGTTTTTATGACGCGGTGTTGCTTCCGCTTGGACTGAAGCGTCGGGTTGTCACGCCGGATGGCGGGCCCTTGGCGCTTTGCTGGGTGACCGGTCAGGCGCTGCTGCCGCGCTTCTACGTCTACATGCCCTACGATGGCGAGCCGGCGACGGTGGGCAATGGCAGCATGGTGGCTTTTCTGGCGCCTACGCAGGAAGCGGTGAGCTCGGCCCACGCGGGCGGGCTGGCGCAGGGCGGGACGGACGAAGGGGCGCCGGGCGTACGTCCTCATTATGGTGACGGCTACTTCGGCGCGTATCTGCGCGATCCTGACGGCAACAAGGTCCATATCGTTCATCGCGGAGACCTCCCGCTGTAA
- a CDS encoding acyl-CoA thioesterase/bile acid-CoA:amino acid N-acyltransferase family protein, with the protein MTPTLTITPAVDLIDVPRQIRVEHVAPGQTVEITALTRRNGVLWQSQAAFVAGADGTVDLGRDAPVSGDYTGVAPMGLVWSQSPVDSSSREHFNHPVTDALVTDVVARAAGAQAQASFTQRLAADGVTRQDVREEGLVGTLYLPPGPGPFPAVMILNGSGGGINEPRAALYASRGYAAFALAYFKAPGLSDYISNTPLEYFQTGLRWLRKKVSPKHDFVAISGQSRGGELVLLLGATFPEEVSAVVAYVPGAVVHSGQNACDPKIGREGPTWLLGGKPIPHVWENNRTATWAPFDEGPSPHRHEKAILTALQDPDAVARARIKVEDIQGPVMLLSGTDDGSWPSSIYSKMVQDKLAQVNHPYPVEWLDYENGGHSILFPYVPTTQLVYAHPVSGKISTSGGNPKDNARADQESWEGVKQFLDAAVAARAAK; encoded by the coding sequence ATGACGCCCACCCTCACCATCACCCCGGCCGTCGACCTGATCGACGTGCCGCGCCAGATCCGGGTCGAACACGTCGCGCCCGGCCAGACGGTGGAGATCACCGCCCTGACCCGCCGCAACGGCGTGCTCTGGCAAAGCCAGGCCGCCTTCGTGGCCGGCGCGGACGGCACGGTCGACCTGGGCCGTGACGCGCCCGTGTCCGGCGATTACACCGGCGTGGCGCCCATGGGCCTGGTCTGGTCGCAGTCCCCCGTGGACTCGTCCAGCCGCGAACACTTCAACCACCCGGTGACCGACGCCCTGGTCACCGACGTGGTGGCGCGCGCCGCCGGCGCGCAGGCCCAGGCCAGCTTCACCCAGCGCCTGGCGGCTGACGGCGTCACCCGACAGGACGTGCGCGAAGAAGGCCTGGTCGGCACGCTGTACCTGCCGCCCGGCCCCGGCCCGTTCCCCGCCGTCATGATCCTGAACGGCTCCGGCGGCGGCATCAACGAACCGCGCGCGGCGCTCTACGCATCGCGCGGTTACGCCGCCTTCGCGCTGGCCTACTTCAAGGCGCCGGGCCTGTCGGACTACATCTCCAACACCCCGCTGGAATACTTCCAGACCGGCCTGCGCTGGCTGCGCAAGAAGGTCAGCCCCAAGCACGACTTCGTCGCCATCAGCGGCCAGTCGCGCGGCGGCGAGCTGGTACTGCTGCTAGGAGCCACCTTCCCCGAGGAAGTCTCGGCCGTGGTCGCCTACGTGCCTGGCGCCGTGGTCCACAGCGGCCAGAACGCCTGCGATCCCAAGATCGGCCGCGAAGGCCCCACGTGGCTACTGGGCGGCAAGCCCATCCCCCACGTCTGGGAAAACAATCGCACCGCCACCTGGGCGCCCTTCGACGAAGGCCCCTCGCCGCACCGCCACGAGAAGGCCATCCTCACCGCCCTGCAAGACCCCGACGCCGTGGCCCGCGCCCGCATCAAGGTCGAAGACATCCAGGGCCCCGTCATGCTGCTGTCCGGCACCGACGACGGCTCCTGGCCGTCCAGCATCTATTCCAAGATGGTGCAGGACAAGCTGGCCCAGGTGAACCACCCCTACCCGGTCGAGTGGCTGGACTACGAGAACGGCGGGCACTCCATCCTGTTCCCCTACGTGCCCACCACCCAGCTCGTCTATGCCCACCCCGTGTCCGGCAAGATCAGCACCAGCGGCGGCAACCCCAAGGACAACGCCCGCGCCGACCAGGAATCCTGGGAAGGCGTGAAGCAGTTCCTCGACGCCGCTGTCGCAGCGCGCGCCGCCAAGTAA
- a CDS encoding LysE family translocator, translating to MLVSQLALVYGTYLIATASPGPSNMAIMATAMRDGRVPALALAAGVITGSLFWATLAATGISAVLAASAQALLIIKMVGGVYLLYLAFRTGRSALKRGSGFVNVQTGRATPRYRALYRQGVLMHIGNPKAVLAWMAIMSLGLGESASDGTLPAIIGGCALLGVMVFGGYAIAFSTAPMIALYVRLRRWIEGTVAVVFGVAGVKLLTWQR from the coding sequence ATGCTCGTGAGTCAGCTTGCTCTTGTGTACGGCACTTATCTGATTGCCACGGCCAGCCCCGGACCCAGCAATATGGCGATCATGGCAACGGCGATGCGTGACGGCCGTGTGCCGGCCCTTGCGCTGGCGGCGGGCGTTATTACTGGCTCGTTGTTCTGGGCGACCCTGGCGGCGACAGGCATTTCCGCCGTGCTGGCGGCTTCCGCCCAGGCGCTTCTCATCATAAAGATGGTGGGCGGAGTCTATCTGCTCTATCTGGCGTTCCGCACCGGCAGGTCGGCGCTGAAGCGGGGCTCCGGCTTCGTGAACGTGCAAACAGGTCGTGCGACGCCGCGCTATCGGGCGCTCTACCGCCAGGGTGTGCTCATGCATATCGGCAATCCGAAGGCGGTGCTGGCCTGGATGGCGATCATGTCGCTGGGGCTGGGGGAGAGCGCGTCGGACGGCACCTTGCCCGCGATCATTGGCGGTTGCGCGTTGCTCGGCGTCATGGTGTTCGGCGGCTATGCGATCGCCTTCTCGACCGCGCCAATGATTGCCCTTTACGTCAGGCTGCGGCGTTGGATCGAAGGGACGGTGGCTGTGGTGTTTGGCGTTGCGGGCGTCAAGCTGCTGACTTGGCAACGTTGA
- a CDS encoding CMD domain protein — MAEPIVYNVTDDLVDRLIGLAPGVKTYEVRHYREKVAAATQGSYDALFDPALPGLSLAERLLVALYATRITPSPLLAAHYRARLADAGATPADIAVAESGKPSDAATPRLAAILEFTRKLIEKPVEGDEAALKTLPAAGVSTPAVVTLSQLVAFLSYQVRLVAGLEAMKALEGQPERAAGTPPAPFPANTAATAPGAVIKAHGFTNESLEWKAWLDVVNVETATPEQVAVLEESHPKAKVSDYYLFLVHQPEILRQRSTAFNAIMYAPGGLSRAERELGSTYVSRINGCVYCASVHAQRFEQLAKRNEVIAQVFEDPATAGTTARELAIGKFSIQITEAPAAVNADSIQALKDAGLNEGEILDLLHSDAIFAWANRLMLNLGEPVFPQA, encoded by the coding sequence ATGGCTGAACCCATCGTCTACAACGTCACGGACGACCTCGTCGACCGCCTGATCGGCCTGGCCCCGGGCGTCAAGACCTACGAAGTGCGCCACTACCGCGAGAAAGTCGCCGCCGCCACCCAAGGCAGCTACGACGCCCTGTTCGACCCCGCGCTGCCCGGCCTGTCCCTGGCCGAGCGCCTGCTGGTCGCGCTGTACGCCACCCGCATCACCCCGTCGCCGCTGCTGGCCGCGCACTACCGCGCCCGCCTGGCCGACGCTGGCGCCACCCCGGCCGACATCGCCGTCGCCGAATCCGGCAAGCCGTCCGACGCCGCCACCCCGCGCCTGGCCGCCATCCTGGAATTCACGCGCAAGCTGATCGAGAAGCCCGTCGAGGGCGACGAAGCCGCTCTCAAGACTCTGCCCGCCGCCGGCGTCTCCACGCCCGCCGTGGTCACGCTGTCCCAGCTCGTTGCCTTCCTGTCCTACCAGGTCCGCCTTGTTGCCGGCCTGGAAGCCATGAAGGCCCTGGAAGGCCAGCCCGAGCGCGCCGCAGGCACCCCGCCCGCGCCCTTCCCCGCCAACACCGCCGCCACCGCGCCGGGCGCCGTCATCAAGGCCCACGGCTTCACCAACGAATCGCTGGAATGGAAGGCCTGGCTAGACGTCGTCAACGTCGAAACCGCCACGCCCGAACAGGTCGCCGTCCTGGAAGAAAGCCACCCCAAGGCCAAGGTCTCGGACTACTACCTGTTCCTGGTGCATCAGCCGGAAATCCTGCGCCAGCGCTCCACGGCGTTCAACGCCATCATGTACGCACCGGGCGGCCTGTCGCGCGCCGAGCGCGAACTGGGTTCGACCTACGTGTCGCGCATCAACGGCTGCGTGTACTGCGCGTCCGTGCATGCCCAGCGCTTTGAGCAACTGGCCAAGCGCAATGAGGTCATTGCTCAGGTGTTCGAGGATCCCGCCACCGCCGGCACCACGGCGCGAGAACTCGCCATCGGCAAGTTCTCGATCCAGATCACCGAAGCGCCTGCCGCGGTGAACGCCGACAGCATCCAGGCCCTGAAGGATGCGGGCTTGAACGAAGGCGAGATCCTGGATCTGCTGCATTCGGATGCGATCTTCGCCTGGGCGAATCGCCTGATGCTGAACCTGGGTGAGCCGGTTTTCCCGCAGGCTTGA
- a CDS encoding class I SAM-dependent methyltransferase: MSDKTHDIRPGQSIELLKALHILTRDGKMNQDSRRKLKQVYHLFQFIEPLLKDVQQQRGAVTLADHGAGKSYLGFILYDLFFKEQPEALANGSHIYGIETREELVKSSEELAKRLGFDGMSFLNLSVADSITSDKLPATIDVVTALHACNTATDDAIHFALEKKAKYIVVVPCCQAEVASVLRKNKAKALADPLAEIWRHPLHTREFGSQITNVLRCLQLEAHGYQVSVTELVGWEHSMKNELIIAQYKDLPRRKAAERLTEMLDRIGLQELKDRFFVPKPAEAAA; this comes from the coding sequence ATGTCCGACAAAACCCACGACATCCGCCCCGGCCAGTCGATCGAACTGCTCAAGGCCCTGCACATCCTGACCCGCGACGGCAAGATGAACCAGGACAGCCGCCGCAAACTCAAACAGGTCTACCACCTGTTCCAGTTCATCGAACCTCTGCTCAAAGACGTCCAACAACAACGCGGCGCCGTCACCCTGGCCGACCACGGCGCGGGCAAGTCGTACCTGGGCTTCATCCTGTACGACCTGTTCTTCAAGGAACAGCCCGAGGCGCTCGCGAACGGCTCTCACATCTACGGCATAGAAACCCGCGAAGAGCTGGTGAAGTCGTCGGAAGAACTGGCCAAGCGGCTGGGGTTTGACGGCATGTCGTTCCTGAACCTGTCGGTGGCTGATTCGATCACGTCGGACAAGTTGCCCGCCACGATCGATGTGGTCACCGCCCTGCACGCCTGCAACACGGCCACCGACGACGCGATTCATTTCGCGTTGGAGAAGAAGGCCAAATACATCGTCGTCGTGCCCTGCTGCCAGGCGGAAGTGGCGTCGGTGCTGCGCAAGAACAAGGCAAAGGCGCTGGCTGATCCGCTGGCTGAGATTTGGCGGCATCCGCTGCATACGCGGGAGTTTGGGAGCCAGATCACGAATGTGCTGCGGTGCTTGCAGCTGGAAGCGCATGGGTATCAGGTCAGCGTGACCGAGCTGGTGGGATGGGAGCATTCGATGAAGAATGAGCTCATCATCGCGCAGTACAAGGATTTGCCGCGCAGGAAGGCGGCTGAGCGGCTGACGGAAATGCTGGATAGGATTGGGTTGCAGGAATTGAAGGATCGGTTCTTCGTGCCGAAACCTGCAGAGGCGGCGGCGTAA